GAAAAGTGTTGAGGTCTTTACAAAATAATCGATCCTGTGGCAAACCATGCTCTGCAAATATTTTGTTACCTAGATCGATAGAGGCTTTGTCTAAATCAATACCAATGCAATTGTAACCATCTTGTGTAAGTTGCGATGTAATCATTATTCCAGTGCCACAACCAAACTCTAAACCAAGTTGCTCTTTTGTCACAAATTTTTTAAACCATGTAAGGCGATATTTATGCCCCCAAATGTTTTCGTTAATTTTTATCATCGATACTGTTTTTTAATTGAAAGAAATTTAAATAGAATAACAAAAAATACATATCCATAAGCAACCAATGTTGAAATAGAAACACCAATTAAACCGTAAGACTTTATTAGCAGAAAATTACAAATAATATTAAGTGCCAAACTGATTATCCAATGTTTAATTAGGAATGGGACGAGTTTTATTTTATAAATGAATTGTGCGATTATAGATTCCAAACTTAACAAAATACTTGCAGAAAGTAAAATGATAAACGGAATTACTCCAATGCTATAGTCTTTATGGAAGAGCAAATCAAATATTATTGAAATAAAGGGTAGTAAAATTATAAACGTTGCGAACATAATCATTGAATTGTACTTAACAATGTTGAGAGTTTTATCCGCCATCTCAGATTGAGTTGATAATTTTGCAAATTTATTTATCATCAATCCCGAAATAACAGTTCCAATAATATTCATGTTTTCCGCAAGACCCACCACCAAACTATAGACACCCATGTCCTTTGGTTCAAGATAATTTTTCACAAAATAAATATCAATTCTATAAACTAGAAATGCAATAAGGTTGACAACATGTAGCTGAAAAGAGAAACCTAAATTTTCGCGCAGTGTATTTAAATTGGGCTTAAATTTTGAAAAGTTTCTTTTATAAATGTTATGTGAATATAAAACAGACAATATAATTGTTGAAAAAATTAAAATCACCAATGCTTTTTTAAAATCAATGATTGAAAACGAAATCAGTAACACAATCAAAATCAAGTTTAATAATTTACCAAATGACTCGTACCGATTGGTTTCCTTAATTTGATCCAAGCCCATAACAACACTTTTGCACATCATATTATACAATGTGAACGAACATAATAATGCAAATGCTACACCCGAAAGCCAATTTGAATTTTCATTGATTTGTATCAGTTGAAAAAATAAAAAGGAAACTATGGCTGATATAATGCAAACAATAATGGAATTACTCCAAATTTTGGAAGTTAAAGATTTGTCCTCAGTAATAAAATATTGATTGGTTGAAATGAGGCCTAAGCTGGTAATTTGAACAAATAAGAGTGCATTGTTGTAAATATAGCCATACTGCCCATAGCCATCAGCTTTAAGATAGTTTGATAAAAAATAAATAATCAAGAAGCTACAACCTACAAGAGCAATTCTGAAAATGAATGTATCAAGAACCTGATGAAAAAATCAGATTTATATATTGAATTGAATTTGCTCACGAAGGCTTTTTGAGACATTGAAAATACTATTTATTTGAAACTTGCAATAGCGAAAATCAACTCTCGTGTTTTTGGAAACAAAATATTTGCAATAATTGAAAATGGTTTGGTTATAAAATTGCGGAAATTGATTTGTCTTGTTGGTGAGTAATTGTACATTTTTAATTTGTCAATTTTAAAATCCGCAATTGCTAATAAGTCAATCATTTCTTGTGGTGTATATTCGTGATGGTGGCCAATAAAAGGTATTCTTGATTTATAAATGATTTTAATATTGGGCAATGGAGACATTCCCATCATAAAATTAAATCGATTTTTTATGTATAAAATATTCGGTGTGTCAAAGCAAAACTTGCCGGAATTTTTTAGCATTTTTTTTACATTTTCCATGAAAAATGAAAGTGAATGAGGATAATGTTCAATAACAGCCATCACACAAACCATATCAAACTTATCTCCGGAGTATGTTACCTCAAAAGGATCAAAGTCAATAATCTTTACACCTTTTTTATTCAAGAATTGGAAAAACGGATTGAAATATTCACTATAATATTTTAAAGCTTCAGTCATGGAAACTTCAAAGCCTAATTGCAGCATTGTAAGTGGAAAGGCACCCCAAAAGCCGCCAACATCTACTATTGTTTTGACATTGTTTTCTGCAGCTGTAACGTATAAATCATAATATCGATTGCCTGATGCTTTTAGATAAACTTTTAAATCCATGTTTTCTATAGTCCATCCAACATTGTGGAATGATATTTCATTAACAATATCATTAGACATGTAATTTATAATTTCTGAAGTATTTTTATCGTAAATTTCGAGAAAGCTTTTTCTTGAATGCATATAAATCCAATTTTGAAGTTGGCGAAGATAGTATTTGTATCTTTAATTATTTGTTTGGCCCAAATTGCAACTGAACATGTAAGTATTGGAATAGCAGATGAATGGTTGGAAATATTTTAGCCATTGCAATTAGACTTTTTTTTAAGTGATATTTATGTTATGTTTGAGCTAAAAAATGGAAATGAAAAAGAAAATATCTCTAATTTGTTTTTCTTTATTTATCATTATGTTAGCACAAGCCCAACCTGGTCAATGGACTTGGGTTAATGGAGTAAGTACAACAAATTATCAAGGGATGGCTGGAACAAAGGGAGTAGCAAGCCCTAACAATACACCCCTCTCTCATTATTCGGGCTGTAATTGGATTGATAGCAATAAAAATTTATGGATTTATGGTGGATATAATGCAGGCGATGCCTTATGGAAATATGATGTTAGTGTTAATCAATGGACTTGGGTTAATGGTGCAACTAATAGCAATTATGTTTCACCATTTATGGTGTTAAAGGTATTCCATCAATCTTTAATACCCCTGGTAGTAGGTATTTTACTGCCAATGGTTGGACTGATTCATCAAACAATCTTTGGCTGATGGGTGGTTATAGTGGAAATTTCTTGAACGATGTGTGGAAGTATGACATCACCATTAATCAATGGACGTGGATTAGTGGAACAAGCATTGCAAACAACGTTGGCAATTATGGCACAAAAAATATACCCGGCACAAATAATATTTTGCCTTGCAATTCTGAGAATTCATGCTCTTGGGTAGATTCCGCAAATAATGTTTGGGTTTTTGGCGGTATGAATCCATCTGGAGTTTTGGATGCAATGTGGCGTTATTTCCCTTCTACAAATATGTGGGCTTGGGAGTCAGGAACAAGTAATTATTATGTACCTCGAAATTCTGGCACTAAAAATATACCGGCTGCTTCGAATTCACCTGGTGGTAGATTTGTCCAAGGTTGTTGGAACGATGATGCAGCAAATTTATATTTATATGGAGGGTGCTCATACCCAAGCAACATTTTTTTTTATGATGATGTATGGCGCTTCAATATTAATAACAAACTGTGGACATGGGTAGGAGGTTCAACAAACATTGATTACTTAGGAATTCAAAATTCAATTTGTGATACTATTTTTTCAAATATGCCACAATATAGATTTGAAGTTCGTTCAAAAGCAAAAGATAATTGTAATAATTTTTGGTTTTTAGGTGGCTCGGTTAATTATGCTGGTTATAACCAATGGAATGATTTGTGGGTATATGAAACAAATACTGATAAATGGATTTGGGTTGGAGGAAGTAGCAGTCAGAATGGATCTGGGTCTTATGGTATTAAGGGGATTTCATCACCTTTGAATCAACCACCTTCTCGAGGTGGATCTTATAATTGGTTTGATGCCACAGGTAATTTATTTGTATTTGGTGGTGATGGACCAGGTTTTGATTTCTATAGTGACGTTTGGAAATTTGTTCCCGATCCAAATTGCGTTTCCTATTTGTACAATCAACACCGCCCCCATCGTCTCATTCTACTCAAGCGACACTGTTTTATGCGAAAAAAGTGCGATAGATTTTTTTGATATAAGCACCAACAATCCTACACAGTGGCAATGGTCGTTTCCGGGTGCGAGTCCATCATCGTCTACAGTACAAAATCCAACAGGAATTTATTATCCAACTTATGGTACTTATCCTGTAACACTTGTTGCAACCAATGCTAATGGCAGCGACTCGCTAACGATAACCCAATATATTACTGTGGTTGCAAACCCCCCGGCACCATCGGTTACAGTAAACGGTAGCTTTATGTGTTGTAATAATGTTGCCATTTGGTATCAATGGTATTATAATAATGTTGCAATACCCAATGCAAATGCAATGTGCTATACTGCAATGCAGCCCGGCAATTATTATGTGTTGATTACGGACAGTAATGGATGCAATTCGGGCAGTGGGCAAATAGTAATATCTGTGGTATCGCTAAGTGAAATCAGTGTTGGAATTAATTTTAATGCATGGTATGATGCTACTGTGGGCAATGTAAATGTGGTTATAAATAAAAGAAATAATGAGATAGCAACTATAACGATATACGATGTGTTAGGCCAAGCTATAATGCAGCTAAAAGAAGAAAATTATGAAGGCAATATAATTAAGGTTATCCCTTTACCTTTTATTGCAAAAGGAATTTACATGATAGAAGTTGCCACAAGGCAAAAAACTTGCACGAGCAAGTTGATGATACACTAGCTCATAATAAGCATTTTTGTAAGCGCAACAATTTATTTTAGGCAAGTGTAAATACTTTATGGTGCAGTAATTATGTTGCACCGTAAAACAATTTTAAAAAGCAGGCAAGGGTATTGTGAGTAAAGTTGAAACAGGTGGCCACCATTATGTTGGAGGCTGCAAGTAGCCTTAGTTGCCAAAACATACATGGATGCCACTACTCAAGCAAAGTAGAAAATGGCTGCCTGCCTTAAACCAAAAACCAACAGTTTTGTAGATGAAGCCGAGGGCATAATAGAAAAAGCCAATACGTATTTCGAAGAACTAAAAGGCTAGGGTAGTGAGGCAAAAAAAGAACACTTTGGAGTTGTCAAAAATTTTATGAGACATTTTTTTTTGAAGGCAAAAGAAGGGAAGTAGCTCCACCTGAAAAGTAATCCTAATAATTAACAGGCAAAAAAGAAAGCCACACATAAGCAACCATCTTTTATGGTGCAACATTGATATTACGATTAAGCACCTGCCACCCTATTTGCAACAGAATATTTTTTATACCGAAGTATAAATCTGGACATGGTTGATATACGGAGGGTTAATGTTTTTGTCACTAACCCTGATGGGAGTGGCATCCTTTTTTTTATCGTACTTAATACAAACACACGTAAAAAAAAGATAGAACGTACAGCAGGAACATATGGTAATTAGCACGGTAGCTGTTCGAGGTTTCTAATTATTGAAATGTTGTGTGGCCCGATGGTTAGGCGCAATGGAATTATCGTTGTGCAAACCGTAAAGCAGATGCAATGGAGTGTTAAGCAGCAATTATTTCAAAGTATTTTTGGCACATCAATTGAAAATAGGCGGGGAGGCTATTATTTAAGAAGTTAGCACGCCATTTTGACTTATAAACAAAACTATTTTTATGGACGATAATATGTTGCAAATACCGCTAGGCGCGCTTGCTGACGATGAAACAGAGATAATGCCGATAATAAATCAACAGGAAGAGGAAGATTGGGATTCGAAACAGGTGCCTGAGGTACTGCCAATTTTGCCTTTACGAAATACGGTTCTTTTTCCGGGTGTGGTAATTCCAATAACAGTTGGGCGCGATAAGAGTATTAAACTTATTAAAGATGCTTACAGAGGTAAGCGCATAATAGGAGTAGTGTCGCAAAAAGAAACCACTACCGAAGATCCGGTGTTTGCTGATTTGAACACAGTTGGTACGGTGGCCACCATACTTAAAACGCTGCACATGCCCGATGGCAATACCACCGTAATTATACAAGGGCGTTTGCGTATGGAGCTGCTCGAGCAAGTGGCTGATGAGCCTTACATAACTGCCCGTATAAAACTAATACACGATAGTAAGCCGGCAAAAAGCGACAAGGAGTTTGGTGCCACTGTTGATGCTATAAAGGATGTGGCTTTGCAAATTATAAAACTCAATCCGCAAATTCCGGCCGAGGCAGGCTTTGCCATCAAGAATATTGAGAGTGCTGCTTTTCTTGTTCACTTTATTTCGAGCAACATGAATATCGAAATGGTAAAAAAGCAAGAGATACTTGAAGTAGTTGAACTAAAAAGCCGCAGCATAAAAGTACTGGAGCATTTAAACCACGAGTTGCAATTGCTGGAACTTAAAAATCAAATTAACAGCAAAGTAAAAGTAGATATAGATAAGCAACAGCGCGAGTACTATCTGCATCAGCAACTAAGGCAAATACAAGAGGAGCTTGGTGGTACCAATCCCGATAAGGAAGTTGCTGAAATACGCGAACGTGGTAAGGCAAAAAAATGGAACGAAGCTACTGCTGCACATTTCAATAAGGAGGTAGAGCGATTGTCGCGCCTCAATCCTGCCAGTGCCGAGTATTCGGTATCGATGAACTATCTGGATACGCTGCTTCAAATTCCGTTTGGAGAATATACCAACGATAACTTCGACCTCAAGAATGCGCAACAGATACTTGAAAAAGATCATTTTGGATTGGAGAAAATTAAAGCACGTATACTTGAATACTTGGCGGTACTAAAATTGAAAGGCGATATGAAGTCGCCCATCATCTGCTTATATGGCCCTCCGGGAGTTGGAAAAACTTCGCTGGGAAAATCGATAGCATCATCGCTGGGGCGCAACTATGTGCGTGTATCGTTGGGTGGTGTGCATGATGAGGCCGAAATACGCGGACATCGCAAAACATACATTGGCGCTATGCCCGGACGCATTATTCAAAGTTTGAAAAAAGCAAAGTCGTGCAATCCTGTATTTGTACTTGACGAGATTGATAAGCTTGCCAACTCCATGCATGGCGACCCTAGCAGCGCACTGCTCGAAGCCCTCGACCCTGAACAAAATACCACCTTCTACGATAATTACCTCGAAGTAGATTTCGACCTTTCCA
This Bacteroidota bacterium DNA region includes the following protein-coding sequences:
- a CDS encoding T9SS type A sorting domain-containing protein — translated: MFPIQIAFPICTINTAPIVSFYSSDTVLCEKSAIDFFDISTNNPTQWQWSFPGASPSSSTVQNPTGIYYPTYGTYPVTLVATNANGSDSLTITQYITVVANPPAPSVTVNGSFMCCNNVAIWYQWYYNNVAIPNANAMCYTAMQPGNYYVLITDSNGCNSGSGQIVISVVSLSEISVGINFNAWYDATVGNVNVVINKRNNEIATITIYDVLGQAIMQLKEENYEGNIIKVIPLPFIAKGIYMIEVATRQKTCTSKLMIH
- the lon gene encoding endopeptidase La, producing MDDNMLQIPLGALADDETEIMPIINQQEEEDWDSKQVPEVLPILPLRNTVLFPGVVIPITVGRDKSIKLIKDAYRGKRIIGVVSQKETTTEDPVFADLNTVGTVATILKTLHMPDGNTTVIIQGRLRMELLEQVADEPYITARIKLIHDSKPAKSDKEFGATVDAIKDVALQIIKLNPQIPAEAGFAIKNIESAAFLVHFISSNMNIEMVKKQEILEVVELKSRSIKVLEHLNHELQLLELKNQINSKVKVDIDKQQREYYLHQQLRQIQEELGGTNPDKEVAEIRERGKAKKWNEATAAHFNKEVERLSRLNPASAEYSVSMNYLDTLLQIPFGEYTNDNFDLKNAQQILEKDHFGLEKIKARILEYLAVLKLKGDMKSPIICLYGPPGVGKTSLGKSIASSLGRNYVRVSLGGVHDEAEIRGHRKTYIGAMPGRIIQSLKKAKSCNPVFVLDEIDKLANSMHGDPSSALLEALDPEQNTTFYDNYLEVDFDLSKVLFIATANNLSTIQPALLDRMEVIEISGYTIEEKVQIASKYLIPKQLEAHGLKKKQLSLNDKIIEKIIDEYTSESGVRNLEKQIASITRGIAKMVAMEEKYAPVINTEQVETILGTPRFMRDKQLNNDVAGVVTGLAWTQVGGSVLFIESSLSKGSGKLTLTGNLGDVMKESTTIALAYIKANAARFNLKPEIFEKWDIHVHVPEGATPKDGPSAGITMLTSLVSLLTQRKVKNKIAMTGEITLRGKVLPVGGIKEKILAAKRIGIKEVILCAENKKDIDEIKPVYIKDLTFHYVKTMTEVLDIALLNEKVKKCCASKRVIFYGLALSV
- a CDS encoding oligosaccharide flippase family protein, whose amino-acid sequence is MIIYFLSNYLKADGYGQYGYIYNNALLFVQITSLGLISTNQYFITEDKSLTSKIWSNSIIVCIISAIVSFLFFQLIQINENSNWLSGVAFALLCSFTLYNMMCKSVVMGLDQIKETNRYESFGKLLNLILIVLLISFSIIDFKKALVILIFSTIILSVLYSHNIYKRNFSKFKPNLNTLRENLGFSFQLHVVNLIAFLVYRIDIYFVKNYLEPKDMGVYSLVVGLAENMNIIGTVISGLMINKFAKLSTQSEMADKTLNIVKYNSMIMFATFIILLPFISIIFDLLFHKDYSIGVIPFIILLSASILLSLESIIAQFIYKIKLVPFLIKHWIISLALNIICNFLLIKSYGLIGVSISTLVAYGYVFFVILFKFLSIKKQYR